The following proteins are encoded in a genomic region of Chroogloeocystis siderophila 5.2 s.c.1:
- the rplN gene encoding 50S ribosomal protein L14 translates to MIQPQSYLNVADNSGARKLMCIRVMGAGNRRYGNVGDVIIAVVKDAIPNMAVKKSDVVRAVIVRTRKGLRRDSGMSIRFDDNAAVIINADGNPRGTRVFGPVARELRDKNFTKIVSLAPEVL, encoded by the coding sequence GTGATTCAACCCCAGTCTTACCTTAATGTTGCTGATAATAGCGGTGCGCGCAAACTCATGTGCATTCGCGTTATGGGCGCAGGTAATCGCCGTTATGGCAATGTAGGCGATGTGATTATCGCCGTTGTTAAAGATGCCATTCCGAATATGGCAGTCAAAAAATCAGATGTTGTGCGCGCAGTCATCGTGCGTACGCGTAAAGGATTGCGTCGCGATAGTGGCATGAGCATTCGCTTTGATGACAATGCTGCGGTCATTATTAATGCCGATGGTAATCCCAGAGGTACGCGTGTTTTTGGACCTGTTGCCCGCGAACTACGCGACAAAAACTTTACCAAAATCGTTTCCCTGGCTCCGGAGGTGCTGTAA
- the rpsQ gene encoding 30S ribosomal protein S17, with protein sequence MAIKERVGVVVSDKMEKTVVVAVENRAPHPKYGKIVVQTRRYKAHDEANECKEGDRVRIQETRPLSRTKRWVVKEILSSATTS encoded by the coding sequence ATGGCAATTAAAGAACGAGTTGGCGTAGTGGTGAGCGACAAAATGGAAAAAACGGTTGTCGTCGCCGTAGAAAACCGCGCTCCTCACCCCAAGTACGGAAAAATCGTTGTCCAAACACGGCGCTATAAAGCTCATGACGAAGCAAATGAGTGTAAAGAAGGCGATCGCGTCCGCATTCAAGAAACAAGACCGCTCAGCCGCACAAAACGCTGGGTAGTTAAAGAAATTCTGAGTAGTGCCACTACTAGCTAG
- the rpmC gene encoding 50S ribosomal protein L29: MPLPKISEARNLSDEELTTQIAALKKQLFQLRLQKATRQLEKPHQFKHARHQLAQLLTVEHERKLAAQSSQSVAEK, from the coding sequence ATGCCACTTCCGAAAATTTCCGAAGCGAGAAACTTGAGTGACGAAGAACTAACGACTCAAATCGCGGCGCTGAAAAAGCAACTATTTCAACTGCGTTTGCAAAAAGCTACACGACAGTTAGAAAAACCACATCAGTTCAAGCACGCTCGGCACCAGCTAGCCCAATTGCTCACTGTAGAACACGAAAGAAAGTTAGCAGCACAATCATCACAGTCGGTTGCAGAAAAATAG